The Gammaproteobacteria bacterium genome includes a window with the following:
- a CDS encoding aminotransferase class I/II-fold pyridoxal phosphate-dependent enzyme, with the protein MRKQITELETIARRLEPSPGDRKAAAEQVMSYANEFLDGLPDMPVYVPGQPDAGFGSQVNESPQPLEELLGELRRQVDTFGINPASGAHLGYIPGGGVYYAALGDFLADISNRYSGIAFASPGAAQLEQKMVRWMADLVGFGDTAGGDLTSGGSIANLSGIVAAREAHAIPAAEISSTCVYFTAQVHHCVTKALGIAGLKECVHRQIPMDERFRLDAEKLEQAIAADRAAGLKPWLVVASAGTTDTGAADPLARIAKITERNGLWLHVDAAYGGAFLLTDYGREVMRGIDRADSVVIDPHKGFFLPYGSGALLVRDQQHLAQAHSYHADYMQDAQAAESTPSPASLSPELTRPFRGLRLWLPLRLYGLAPFRAALDEKLLLARYFHQQLSQLPNFEVGPAPDLSVVIYRYRPQNSTDIDGINRKLVEDIQRHGEIFVSSTLIDGQYMLRLAVLNFRTHLNHIDRLLELLQSTAASLDH; encoded by the coding sequence GCCTGGTGATCGCAAGGCAGCGGCAGAACAAGTGATGTCGTACGCAAACGAGTTCCTCGATGGCTTGCCGGATATGCCGGTGTATGTGCCGGGCCAGCCGGACGCGGGCTTTGGAAGTCAAGTTAACGAGTCGCCGCAACCGCTGGAGGAACTGCTCGGCGAACTGCGCCGGCAGGTCGATACGTTTGGTATTAATCCGGCCAGCGGCGCACACCTCGGTTACATACCCGGCGGCGGTGTTTACTACGCTGCGCTGGGGGATTTCCTGGCCGATATCAGTAACCGCTACTCCGGCATCGCCTTCGCTTCACCCGGCGCTGCGCAGCTGGAGCAGAAAATGGTGCGCTGGATGGCCGACCTGGTCGGTTTCGGTGACACCGCCGGCGGTGACCTGACTTCAGGCGGCAGCATTGCCAACCTGTCGGGGATAGTTGCAGCGCGTGAAGCCCACGCCATACCTGCAGCAGAGATCTCATCGACCTGCGTTTACTTCACTGCCCAGGTACACCACTGCGTTACCAAGGCACTCGGGATTGCCGGTTTAAAAGAATGCGTCCACCGCCAAATCCCGATGGATGAGCGTTTTCGTTTGGACGCAGAAAAACTTGAGCAGGCAATCGCTGCCGATCGGGCCGCCGGCCTCAAGCCCTGGCTGGTCGTTGCCTCTGCCGGAACGACCGACACGGGTGCAGCTGACCCGCTGGCGCGTATTGCGAAAATCACCGAACGGAACGGACTGTGGCTGCATGTCGATGCTGCCTACGGCGGGGCTTTCCTGCTGACCGATTACGGCAGGGAGGTTATGCGTGGCATCGATCGCGCAGATTCAGTGGTTATCGATCCGCACAAGGGATTTTTCCTGCCCTACGGCAGCGGTGCGTTGCTGGTTAGAGACCAGCAACACCTGGCACAGGCACATTCGTATCACGCCGATTACATGCAGGATGCACAGGCGGCTGAGTCCACGCCCTCGCCTGCCTCGCTGTCGCCCGAGTTGACCCGGCCGTTTCGCGGGTTGCGTTTGTGGCTGCCACTGCGTCTTTACGGGCTGGCACCCTTCCGTGCGGCGCTCGACGAAAAATTGCTGCTGGCACGCTATTTTCACCAGCAACTCAGCCAGCTGCCCAACTTTGAAGTAGGCCCGGCACCGGACCTTTCGGTAGTGATCTACCGCTACCGGCCACAGAACAGCACCGACATCGACGGCATCAACCGCAAGCTGGTGGAAGACATCCAGCGGCACGGTGAGATATTTGTTTCCTCGACGCTCATCGATGGCCAGTACATGCTGCGCCTGGCAGTGCTCAACTTTCGCACGCATCTCAACCACATCGACCGCTTGCTGGAATTGCTGCAAAGCACCGCAGCCAGCCTGGATCACTGA
- a CDS encoding TonB-dependent receptor, which yields MNISVFQGRIALPLLITMLLSAQALGQATTGALRVNVSDQNGTSVAGMPVTITHVPTGRVQTTSTNAAGVATARSLAVGGPYEVRPGSGANYTSDAGTFYIELGQTESVQLVVQSASAVEEVTVTGIQERQEQVLGVGRNFDTRTISAIPTVSRDFVNTIQVDPKILVDNSVARGPAVSIAGQNFRYNNLTIDGVAQNDNFGLSKNASATQRSPISIDAIEALNVNVAPYDVTYGSFIGGNINIVTKSGTNEFEGSVFAYTSGDSFTGDKSDGQDLGIGDFDEDTYGFTLGGPIVKDKLFFFANYEKFETTLPSNSQTINDIVGVTQADVDRVINIFQTEYGFDPGRFAASDVDEDEKILVKFDWNINDNHRAVASYQRAEGDVLFDDFPDLAVLQSNRYNINETLDATSIQVFSDWSDNFSTEFKYGTKEVANRQISIDSSTPDFAISTDAGGTIAAGGDRFRHNNKLDNESDQLRLKADYVTGDHTITFGYEREAKKTVNTFVPFTRGQFLFFSIDDFENRMPGLVLFGGSTTGNVADAVGAFELVTDSLFVQDEWTPSDVLTLKYGFRWDRNSNDDQIPRNPNFAMRNGFDNTFNLDGNKLFMPRFGFEWTGTDRLTIRGGAGLFGGGEPLIMLSNSYQGNGITRNIVCGFCSFVTAFDVLDDLAAGLPSPTIATELLQSSNGVNPDSDVEAISPDFETLSTWKYSLGAEWDADLSRIGLGDGWDLSAELIFSNVKDGFNVLERRRSVVGTAPDGRNIYDFTPGGDYVLENTSRGDSRIITLSAAKGWETSFGTINATLGYTKTDANEVRSYNRFVTFESFAFDATTDFNNMGLSPSKYEVEDRVTATLDWEKQLFGDNITRASLLYTGRSGRHYSYTFGSADAAFGGTFLADFGSEGDNPGSHLFYVPTGMSDPLVTGDATFLGNLNTFIDSDECLSGARGSIVGRNACETDFTNIISLRLSQEVNLFRDKKLELLLDIENLGNLLNDDWGRVEGYSAPSNVALANVTIANDQYVYAPISNAQVSASTIAPKPAVARLPSVYRILFGARFSF from the coding sequence ATGAATATTTCCGTGTTTCAGGGGCGCATTGCGCTGCCTCTCTTGATTACGATGCTGCTATCGGCCCAGGCCCTGGGCCAGGCTACTACCGGCGCCCTGCGCGTCAACGTCTCAGACCAGAACGGCACCAGTGTAGCCGGCATGCCGGTGACCATTACCCATGTGCCGACCGGACGTGTGCAGACAACTTCAACGAACGCAGCTGGCGTCGCTACTGCACGCAGTCTTGCCGTTGGCGGGCCTTATGAAGTCCGCCCGGGATCAGGCGCAAACTACACCTCCGACGCCGGCACCTTTTATATCGAGCTTGGCCAGACCGAATCGGTACAGCTGGTGGTGCAGTCGGCAAGCGCAGTCGAGGAAGTGACCGTAACCGGAATCCAGGAAAGGCAGGAACAGGTCCTCGGTGTCGGACGCAACTTTGACACCCGTACTATTTCCGCCATACCAACGGTCTCGCGTGATTTTGTTAACACGATCCAGGTCGACCCGAAGATCCTGGTCGACAACAGCGTTGCGCGGGGCCCGGCCGTTTCCATCGCCGGACAGAACTTCCGTTATAACAACCTCACTATTGATGGCGTGGCGCAGAACGATAACTTTGGCTTGTCGAAAAATGCTTCAGCCACGCAGCGTTCGCCGATATCGATTGATGCGATCGAGGCGCTCAATGTCAACGTGGCGCCATACGATGTGACTTATGGCAGTTTTATCGGTGGCAATATCAACATCGTCACAAAGTCCGGCACCAACGAGTTCGAGGGCAGCGTGTTTGCCTACACCAGTGGCGACAGCTTCACTGGCGACAAGTCGGACGGTCAGGACCTCGGAATCGGTGATTTTGACGAAGACACCTACGGTTTCACGCTGGGCGGACCGATTGTCAAAGACAAACTGTTCTTCTTTGCCAACTACGAGAAATTCGAGACTACCCTGCCGTCCAACTCGCAGACTATTAATGACATCGTTGGCGTAACGCAGGCAGACGTCGACCGGGTCATCAATATTTTCCAGACCGAATATGGTTTTGATCCGGGGCGTTTTGCCGCTTCCGATGTCGATGAAGACGAGAAGATCCTCGTCAAGTTCGACTGGAACATCAATGACAATCACCGTGCCGTAGCCAGCTACCAGCGCGCCGAAGGTGATGTATTGTTTGACGACTTCCCCGATCTGGCGGTGCTGCAGTCGAACCGATACAACATTAACGAAACACTGGATGCCACTTCCATACAGGTGTTTTCCGACTGGTCCGATAATTTCTCGACCGAGTTCAAGTACGGCACCAAGGAAGTCGCGAACCGGCAGATCAGCATCGATTCATCCACACCGGATTTCGCAATCTCGACCGATGCCGGCGGCACTATTGCCGCTGGCGGCGATCGCTTCCGCCACAACAACAAGCTGGACAACGAATCGGATCAGTTGCGCCTCAAGGCCGATTACGTGACCGGCGATCACACCATTACGTTTGGCTACGAGCGGGAAGCCAAGAAGACGGTGAATACGTTTGTTCCATTTACCCGTGGCCAGTTTCTTTTCTTTAGTATCGATGATTTCGAGAACCGCATGCCTGGCCTGGTGCTGTTTGGCGGCTCGACTACGGGCAACGTGGCCGATGCAGTAGGCGCCTTTGAACTGGTCACCGACAGTCTGTTTGTGCAGGATGAATGGACGCCCAGCGATGTGCTTACCCTCAAATACGGCTTTCGCTGGGACAGGAATTCCAACGACGACCAGATTCCTCGCAACCCGAACTTTGCCATGCGCAACGGGTTCGACAACACCTTCAATCTCGATGGGAACAAGCTGTTCATGCCCCGCTTCGGTTTCGAGTGGACCGGAACAGATCGCCTGACAATACGCGGTGGTGCCGGCCTGTTTGGTGGCGGCGAGCCGCTGATCATGCTGTCCAACAGCTACCAGGGCAACGGCATTACTCGCAATATCGTTTGTGGCTTCTGCAGCTTCGTAACAGCATTCGATGTACTGGATGACCTGGCCGCCGGGCTCCCAAGCCCGACCATTGCCACTGAGCTGCTGCAGTCGTCGAATGGCGTCAATCCCGATTCGGATGTCGAGGCCATCTCGCCTGACTTTGAAACTCTCAGCACCTGGAAATACAGCCTCGGCGCTGAATGGGACGCTGACCTGTCACGCATCGGGCTGGGCGATGGCTGGGACCTGAGTGCCGAGTTGATCTTCTCTAACGTCAAAGACGGCTTTAACGTGCTTGAACGTCGCCGTTCTGTCGTTGGCACCGCGCCGGATGGTCGCAACATTTACGACTTCACCCCGGGTGGCGACTACGTCCTGGAAAACACCAGCCGCGGCGACAGCAGGATTATCACACTCAGTGCTGCCAAGGGCTGGGAGACCAGCTTCGGCACTATCAACGCCACGCTGGGCTACACAAAGACCGATGCCAACGAGGTGCGGTCCTACAACCGCTTTGTCACCTTCGAATCCTTCGCTTTTGATGCGACCACCGATTTCAATAACATGGGGCTGTCACCATCGAAGTACGAGGTCGAGGATCGTGTCACCGCCACCCTGGACTGGGAGAAACAGCTGTTCGGTGACAACATCACCCGCGCCAGCCTGCTGTACACGGGCCGCTCGGGTCGCCACTACTCCTATACCTTTGGCAGCGCCGACGCGGCATTCGGCGGTACTTTCCTGGCTGATTTTGGCAGCGAGGGCGACAACCCGGGTTCGCACCTGTTCTATGTGCCGACCGGCATGAGTGACCCGCTGGTAACCGGCGACGCCACCTTCCTGGGCAACCTCAATACGTTTATCGACAGCGACGAGTGCCTGTCCGGTGCCCGCGGCTCCATAGTTGGCCGCAATGCCTGTGAGACAGATTTCACCAACATCATCAGCCTGCGTCTGTCGCAGGAGGTGAACCTGTTCCGCGACAAGAAGCTAGAGCTTCTGCTGGATATCGAGAACCTGGGCAACCTGCTCAATGACGACTGGGGCCGGGTCGAGGGCTATTCGGCGCCGTCCAATGTCGCACTGGCGAACGTAACCATTGCCAATGACCAGTACGTGTATGCGCCGATCTCCAACGCCCAGGTCAGCGCTTCAACCATTGCGCCAAAACCAGCCGTGGCCCGGCTGCCTTCCGTTTACCGGATCCTGTTTGGCGCCAGGTTCAGCTTCTGA
- a CDS encoding NupC/NupG family nucleoside CNT transporter: MGERLISLVGIAAIIGIAVLFSSNRRAIRLRVVGAAFALQAVVGAFVLFVPAGKAIIQKLSDGVQAIINYSDAGITMVFGNLASIEGFSFAVRVLPLVIFFSSLMSVLYHLRVMQFFVKMIGGAIQWIIGTRSVESLNAAANIFVGQTESPLVVKPYLRNLTDIQVFTIMVSGLASIAGTVLAAYAQMGVRLDYLLAASFMAAPGGLLMAKLMMPDPPEDMERDKGPLREAEDSHHENVILAAAHGAQTGLRLAVNIGAMLIAFVALIALFNGVVGGLAGLVGLENVTLERILGFIFAPLMYLLSVPWAEAQTAGALFGEKLILNEFVAFLHMGEIIDTLSPRAEAVVTFSLCGFANLSSIAILLGGLGSLIPEKHAVIGRFGLKAVLAGSLSNLMSAALASLLIPF, from the coding sequence ATGGGCGAAAGACTGATCAGCCTGGTGGGCATTGCCGCGATCATAGGTATTGCTGTCCTGTTTTCCAGTAACCGACGGGCAATACGACTGCGCGTAGTAGGGGCAGCCTTTGCCCTGCAGGCGGTGGTGGGTGCATTTGTGTTGTTTGTGCCCGCGGGCAAGGCAATTATCCAGAAGCTGTCCGATGGTGTGCAGGCAATCATCAACTATTCAGATGCCGGCATTACCATGGTGTTTGGCAACCTGGCTTCTATCGAGGGTTTCAGTTTTGCGGTGCGGGTGCTGCCGCTGGTCATTTTCTTTTCGTCGCTGATGTCCGTGCTTTATCACCTGCGCGTCATGCAGTTTTTCGTGAAAATGATCGGCGGCGCCATACAGTGGATCATTGGCACCCGCTCGGTCGAGTCGCTCAATGCAGCGGCCAACATTTTTGTCGGTCAGACCGAATCGCCGCTGGTGGTCAAGCCCTACCTGCGCAACCTGACCGATATCCAGGTGTTTACGATCATGGTTTCCGGCCTGGCGTCGATCGCCGGCACCGTACTGGCCGCCTATGCCCAGATGGGTGTGCGGCTCGATTACCTGCTGGCAGCGAGCTTTATGGCAGCGCCTGGCGGGCTGCTGATGGCCAAGCTGATGATGCCGGATCCACCAGAGGACATGGAGCGGGACAAAGGACCGTTACGCGAAGCCGAAGACAGCCATCACGAAAACGTCATCCTGGCCGCGGCGCATGGCGCCCAGACCGGTCTGCGGCTGGCGGTAAACATCGGTGCAATGCTGATCGCTTTTGTCGCGCTTATTGCGTTGTTTAATGGTGTGGTGGGAGGCCTGGCGGGCCTCGTCGGGCTGGAAAACGTAACGCTTGAGCGTATCCTCGGTTTTATTTTTGCCCCGCTGATGTATTTGCTCAGCGTGCCGTGGGCCGAAGCGCAGACTGCCGGAGCGCTGTTTGGTGAAAAGCTCATTCTCAATGAGTTTGTCGCCTTTCTGCATATGGGCGAAATCATCGATACGCTGAGCCCGCGCGCCGAAGCGGTGGTCACATTCTCGCTATGCGGCTTTGCCAACCTGTCGTCCATTGCCATCTTGCTCGGCGGTCTGGGCAGCCTGATCCCGGAAAAACACGCCGTCATTGGCCGTTTCGGGCTCAAAGCCGTGCTGGCAGGCTCACTGTCAAACCTGATGAGCGCGGCGCTGGCCAGCCTGCTGATTCCATTCTGA
- a CDS encoding hypoxanthine phosphoribosyltransferase: protein MSKVVLTAQQLLEDSWQLGSKVLQSGFEPTLIVAIWRGGTPVGMALQELVGHCGIDADHIAIRTSSYAGVDERMATVNVHGLHYIIDKVAPEDRMLIVDDVFDTGHTITAVIQELERRTRNNMARDVRIAVPWYKPNRNQTNRVPDYWVHETDDWLVFPHELDALTLDEMKQQKPELYDVVAAHKASV from the coding sequence ATGAGCAAAGTAGTCCTGACCGCCCAGCAGTTGCTGGAGGACTCCTGGCAGCTGGGCAGCAAGGTGCTGCAAAGCGGTTTCGAGCCCACGCTTATCGTAGCTATCTGGCGCGGCGGCACCCCGGTGGGCATGGCTCTGCAGGAGCTTGTCGGCCATTGCGGCATTGATGCCGATCACATAGCGATACGCACCTCGTCTTATGCCGGCGTCGACGAACGCATGGCCACGGTCAACGTGCACGGGCTTCACTACATTATCGACAAGGTGGCGCCCGAAGACCGCATGCTGATTGTCGATGATGTCTTTGACACGGGCCACACGATTACTGCCGTTATCCAGGAGCTTGAGCGGCGTACCCGCAACAACATGGCCAGGGATGTACGTATCGCAGTTCCTTGGTACAAACCGAACCGCAACCAGACCAACAGGGTGCCGGACTACTGGGTACACGAGACCGACGACTGGCTGGTTTTCCCGCACGAGCTCGATGCGCTGACGCTGGATGAAATGAAACAGCAAAAGCCGGAGCTGTACGACGTGGTAGCTGCACACAAAGCTTCCGTTTAA
- a CDS encoding hypoxanthine phosphoribosyltransferase, translating to MLLDSFRLAARIFEDGFKPDFLVGLWRGGSAVGIAVQEGLEYFGVKTDHIAVRTSYAGRDAYSRRVAGEDTIRVHGLQYLLERVITGHSMLIVDDVYSTGHSVAAVVNELATKARRNLPHDIRTATVWYRPTDRTEREPDYFVHRTDDWLVLPYEMSGISDAELQQHKPALAPILDELAAHLKKP from the coding sequence ATGTTGCTGGATTCGTTTCGCCTTGCGGCCCGTATATTCGAGGACGGCTTCAAGCCGGACTTTCTCGTCGGCCTGTGGCGCGGTGGCAGTGCCGTGGGTATTGCAGTGCAGGAAGGGCTGGAGTATTTCGGCGTAAAGACCGATCACATCGCCGTACGTACATCATATGCCGGGCGCGATGCCTACTCGCGCCGCGTGGCCGGAGAGGACACTATACGGGTCCACGGTCTGCAGTACCTGCTCGAGCGGGTCATTACCGGCCATTCGATGCTGATCGTTGATGACGTCTACAGCACCGGTCACAGCGTTGCCGCGGTAGTTAACGAGCTGGCGACAAAAGCCAGGCGCAACCTGCCGCATGACATACGCACAGCAACCGTCTGGTACCGCCCTACCGATCGTACAGAGCGAGAACCGGACTATTTTGTTCACCGCACCGATGACTGGCTGGTGCTGCCTTACGAGATGTCCGGCATCTCCGACGCGGAATTGCAGCAGCACAAACCGGCACTGGCGCCAATACTCGACGAGTTGGCCGCTCACCTCAAAAAACCGTAG
- the guaD gene encoding guanine deaminase yields MSGLRAFRGRVVHCLANPGPLSDPAALEYLEDGLLLVRDGHVEALGRAESLGENLSEEYELTHYKDKWILPGFIDCHVHYPQLDIIASYGERLLDWLNTYTYPAEARFADAELAADTASRFLDGLLANGTTSAMVFATVHPESVDAIFTAARARRMRLWSGKVLMDRHCPEELRDSAEAGYRDSRTLLERWHNQDRLQYAITPRFAPTSTPEQLTAAGQLAEEFPDVYVHSHLAESKAEVAWVDRLFPAQSSYVDVYRHAGLMRERSIYAHCLHLEDAAVSAMAEDGAAMAFCPSSNLFLGSGLFDFNRADLAGINVGLGTDVGGGTSLNMLRTIADGYKVLQLRGQPLSPLRALYLSTLGAAKALCADDRIGNFEAGKEADFVVLDPAASPVLQQRLNHADTLAAQLFAMMILGDDRLVYQTCILGEPALPVRG; encoded by the coding sequence ATGAGCGGCTTGCGTGCGTTCCGCGGCAGGGTGGTGCACTGCCTCGCCAATCCCGGACCGTTGTCCGATCCGGCAGCGCTGGAGTACCTGGAAGACGGTTTGCTGCTGGTGCGCGATGGGCACGTAGAAGCACTCGGCCGGGCCGAATCCCTTGGCGAGAATCTGTCTGAGGAATATGAGCTAACCCATTATAAAGACAAGTGGATTTTGCCTGGTTTCATAGACTGCCATGTGCATTACCCGCAGCTGGATATTATCGCCTCCTACGGCGAGCGGCTGCTGGACTGGCTCAATACCTACACCTATCCGGCTGAAGCCCGTTTTGCCGATGCCGAACTGGCCGCCGACACGGCCAGCCGGTTTCTCGACGGACTGCTGGCCAACGGCACCACTTCGGCCATGGTCTTTGCCACCGTGCACCCTGAATCAGTCGATGCCATTTTCACTGCGGCCAGGGCGCGTCGCATGCGGCTGTGGTCCGGCAAGGTGCTGATGGACCGGCATTGCCCTGAAGAGCTGCGTGACAGCGCCGAAGCCGGCTATCGTGACAGCCGCACGCTGCTGGAGCGCTGGCATAACCAGGACCGGTTGCAGTATGCGATCACCCCACGGTTTGCGCCGACTTCAACGCCAGAGCAACTCACTGCGGCCGGGCAGCTGGCAGAGGAGTTCCCGGATGTGTATGTGCACAGCCATTTGGCCGAGAGCAAGGCGGAGGTTGCCTGGGTCGACCGGCTGTTTCCCGCACAATCCAGCTATGTCGACGTGTATCGTCATGCCGGCCTGATGCGTGAACGTTCTATCTATGCGCACTGCCTGCACCTCGAGGATGCAGCGGTCAGCGCAATGGCGGAGGATGGTGCCGCCATGGCCTTTTGCCCGTCTTCCAACCTTTTTCTCGGTTCCGGACTGTTTGACTTCAATCGCGCAGACCTGGCAGGAATAAACGTCGGCCTCGGAACGGACGTCGGCGGTGGCACCAGCCTGAACATGCTTCGCACAATTGCTGATGGCTACAAGGTGCTGCAGCTGCGCGGGCAGCCCCTGTCGCCGCTGCGTGCGTTGTACCTGTCGACGCTTGGCGCGGCAAAGGCATTGTGTGCCGATGATCGAATCGGGAATTTTGAGGCGGGCAAAGAAGCGGATTTTGTCGTTCTCGATCCGGCAGCATCACCGGTACTCCAGCAACGACTCAACCACGCCGATACTCTTGCCGCGCAGCTGTTTGCCATGATGATCCTCGGTGACGACCGGCTGGTATACCAGACCTGCATCCTCGGCGAACCCGCGCTGCCCGTCCGCGGCTAA
- a CDS encoding ureidoglycolate lyase (catalyzes the formation of glyoxylate from (S)-ureidoglycolate), whose translation MNLTPQPLTREAFEPFGQVIETDSTSPMNDGRFARSLAQATLDLAPPGQARIDVVTCQETTPLPYEIGVLERHPLGSQAFVPLTGFSFVVVVAAGEQPGEPRAFVTNGRQGIVYRRGTWHMPMIATAGQQFLLIERHGEEANCEEHRLAEVLTLVGPA comes from the coding sequence ATGAACCTGACACCACAACCGCTGACGCGTGAGGCCTTCGAGCCGTTCGGCCAGGTAATTGAAACCGACAGCACCTCACCGATGAACGACGGACGCTTCGCCCGGTCGCTGGCTCAGGCGACGCTGGACCTGGCTCCGCCCGGCCAGGCGCGCATCGATGTCGTGACCTGCCAGGAAACCACGCCGCTGCCGTATGAGATTGGCGTTCTCGAGCGTCACCCGCTTGGCAGCCAGGCTTTTGTACCGCTGACCGGTTTTTCTTTTGTGGTGGTAGTCGCCGCGGGCGAACAGCCCGGTGAGCCCCGGGCTTTCGTCACCAACGGACGCCAGGGCATTGTCTACCGCCGCGGTACCTGGCACATGCCAATGATTGCCACGGCCGGGCAGCAGTTTCTCCTGATCGAGCGTCACGGCGAGGAAGCCAACTGCGAGGAGCACCGGCTGGCTGAAGTTTTGACCCTGGTGGGGCCAGCATGA
- the alc gene encoding allantoicase produces the protein MRRKRNSKTPWPRYTGLPGCACRKSPAVPESNPFRQWIRLEQPRLGTRVVYATDDFFAAKERLIEPAEPAFVPDKYDDHGKWMDGWESRRRREPGHDYCVIKLGVSGILHGVEIDTRHFTGNFPPQASLEGCQCTEDIPQEDQQWHELLPRTTLQGDTQHFVPIAPDEAVTHLRFHIYPDGGVARLRLFGEVCVDPAAFDDSEIDLLALACGGRAVACSDEHYGSMHNLVFPGRGINMGDGWETARRRDGGNDWVILALGCRGTVNRIEVDTAHFKGNYPDRVAIDAICVEAQPDPSDLARADVTWQALLPETKIQADSRHHFDQLQQCGAVTHVRMRIIPDGGVSRLRLYGRRA, from the coding sequence ATGCGCCGGAAGCGGAATTCGAAAACGCCATGGCCGAGATACACAGGATTGCCCGGCTGCGCCTGCAGGAAATCGCCGGCCGTGCCTGAAAGCAACCCTTTTCGCCAGTGGATCCGGCTGGAACAGCCGCGCCTGGGCACGCGCGTGGTCTATGCAACCGATGATTTCTTTGCTGCCAAGGAAAGATTGATTGAGCCGGCTGAGCCTGCCTTCGTACCCGACAAGTACGATGACCATGGCAAGTGGATGGACGGTTGGGAAAGCCGCCGCCGGCGCGAGCCCGGGCATGATTACTGTGTGATAAAGCTCGGCGTGTCCGGCATCCTGCATGGCGTGGAAATCGACACCCGGCACTTCACAGGAAATTTTCCACCGCAGGCCTCACTGGAAGGCTGCCAGTGCACAGAAGATATCCCGCAGGAAGATCAACAATGGCATGAATTACTGCCGCGCACGACGCTGCAGGGCGATACACAACACTTCGTGCCGATCGCGCCAGACGAGGCTGTGACGCACCTGCGTTTTCATATCTACCCCGACGGTGGTGTTGCACGACTGCGGTTGTTTGGTGAAGTCTGTGTCGATCCGGCTGCCTTCGATGACAGTGAAATTGACCTGCTGGCGCTGGCCTGTGGCGGCCGCGCTGTTGCCTGCAGTGATGAACATTACGGCAGCATGCATAACCTGGTTTTTCCCGGACGTGGTATCAACATGGGCGACGGGTGGGAGACTGCCCGACGCAGGGACGGCGGTAACGACTGGGTAATACTGGCGCTCGGTTGTCGCGGTACCGTTAACCGTATCGAAGTCGACACGGCGCATTTCAAGGGCAATTATCCTGATCGGGTAGCGATCGATGCGATCTGTGTAGAGGCGCAGCCGGATCCTTCTGACCTGGCGCGCGCTGACGTAACCTGGCAGGCGCTGCTGCCGGAAACAAAAATCCAGGCGGACAGCCGGCACCACTTCGACCAGTTGCAGCAGTGTGGCGCGGTGACCCACGTGCGCATGCGTATTATTCCGGACGGTGGTGTCAGCCGCCTGCGACTCTACGGGCGCCGGGCATGA
- the uraD gene encoding 2-oxo-4-hydroxy-4-carboxy-5-ureidoimidazoline decarboxylase produces MYFRHNPHDMNEQTFLATFGGVYENSPWIAELLWQRGRLSGEVDKLAAKLAAIVNEAEREQQLELIRAHPELAGRAALAGELTAESADEQASAGLDQCGEDELEQLRELNAAYREKFGFPFILAVKGASRQQVLDVFSRRLKNAPEAEFENAMAEIHRIARLRLQEIAGRA; encoded by the coding sequence ATGTATTTTCGGCACAATCCGCACGACATGAATGAGCAGACGTTCCTGGCAACTTTTGGCGGGGTTTATGAGAATTCGCCCTGGATTGCCGAGCTGTTGTGGCAACGCGGCAGACTCAGCGGCGAAGTAGACAAGCTCGCGGCTAAACTGGCGGCGATCGTTAACGAGGCCGAACGTGAACAGCAGCTGGAGCTGATAAGGGCACACCCGGAGCTGGCCGGACGTGCCGCGCTGGCTGGTGAGCTGACGGCGGAATCTGCCGATGAGCAGGCCAGCGCCGGGCTCGATCAGTGCGGTGAAGATGAGCTGGAACAGTTGCGGGAGCTTAATGCCGCTTACCGGGAAAAGTTCGGTTTCCCGTTCATCCTGGCGGTAAAGGGCGCCAGCAGGCAGCAGGTGCTGGATGTCTTCAGCCGTCGTCTGAAAAATGCGCCGGAAGCGGAATTCGAAAACGCCATGGCCGAGATACACAGGATTGCCCGGCTGCGCCTGCAGGAAATCGCCGGCCGTGCCTGA